A single genomic interval of Nocardioides nitrophenolicus harbors:
- a CDS encoding TetR/AcrR family transcriptional regulator: protein MAELGLRERKKQETRQRITDAAIELFAERGFEQVPVADIAAAADVSTATVFNYFPAKEDLIYDGMAAFHEHLLAAVRDRPAGQRVISAFRDYVVQPRGVLADPASPVLAGLSRIARIVQDSPSLQARERLEADRATAALHDLLVAELGDDLRDDLRAWTVASALVGTTRGMTREVQRAAAEGRVDARLAKRLLAAAAGAIDVVEAGLAGT from the coding sequence ATGGCCGAACTGGGACTGCGCGAGCGCAAGAAGCAGGAGACGCGACAGCGGATCACCGACGCCGCGATCGAGCTGTTCGCCGAGCGCGGCTTCGAGCAGGTCCCGGTCGCCGACATCGCCGCCGCGGCGGATGTCTCGACCGCCACGGTCTTCAACTACTTCCCGGCCAAGGAGGACCTGATCTACGACGGGATGGCCGCGTTCCACGAGCACCTGCTCGCGGCGGTCCGGGACCGGCCCGCCGGCCAGCGGGTGATCAGCGCCTTCCGCGACTACGTCGTCCAGCCGCGCGGCGTGCTCGCCGACCCGGCGTCCCCGGTCCTGGCCGGCCTGTCCCGAATCGCCCGGATCGTCCAGGACAGTCCCAGCCTCCAGGCCCGCGAGCGACTGGAGGCCGACCGCGCGACCGCCGCCCTCCACGACCTGCTCGTCGCCGAGCTCGGCGACGACCTGCGCGACGACCTCCGCGCCTGGACGGTCGCCTCCGCCCTCGTCGGCACCACCCGCGGGATGACCCGCGAGGTGCAGCGGGCCGCCGCCGAGGGCCGCGTCGACGCGCGACTGGCGAAGCGGCTGCTGGCGGCCGCGGCCGGGGCGATCGACGTCGTCGAAGCGGGCCTGGCCGGCACCTGA
- a CDS encoding DsrE family protein, with product MSNKAVVSLATGMEDPERVTVAFLVALGAAEHGRPTLIFLTKEAVRLAVPGVATGRACEGCPSLPELLERYRAAGGSYLVCPLCFNAKALDPGQLIEGAELGGTVPMWEWIGEEGATSFSY from the coding sequence ATGTCGAACAAGGCAGTGGTCAGCCTGGCCACCGGGATGGAGGACCCCGAGCGGGTGACGGTGGCCTTCCTGGTCGCGCTGGGCGCGGCCGAGCACGGGCGCCCGACCCTGATCTTCCTGACCAAGGAGGCGGTGCGGCTGGCCGTGCCGGGGGTCGCCACCGGCCGCGCCTGCGAGGGCTGCCCCTCCCTGCCGGAGCTGCTGGAGCGCTATCGCGCGGCGGGCGGGAGCTACCTGGTCTGCCCCCTGTGCTTCAACGCCAAGGCGTTGGACCCGGGGCAGCTGATCGAGGGCGCCGAGCTCGGCGGCACGGTTCCGATGTGGGAGTGGATCGGCGAGGAGGGCGCGACCTCGTTCAGCTACTGA
- a CDS encoding S1C family serine protease: protein MTRNPFALGTAALLLVATGAGSAAVASHLVATDPASTTSAATTEVPTQPAVPTTPYVRRQSYVPETTGQAATDATAEQSTGIVEISSTLTNGTGAGTGLVLDSDGTVVTNHHVVEGATSIEVTVVSTGRTYEARYVGANPTTDVAVLQLEDASGLTPVDLSDTPAAVGDEITAVGDAGGDGGSLTASPGTVSALHDDITVESTDGSGGTALTDLIRMDAYVVPGDSGGAVLDADGDVVGMNVAASSGSGQVTGYAIPIATVEQVVAQIEAGDEGNGVELGYDGYLGVALDPSATAPLVVEVTEGSAAARAGIAAGDTVTKVDGTAVGTTEELRAAIAGHDAGARVTVTWTTTAGGTESATVTLGEAPIS, encoded by the coding sequence ATGACCCGGAACCCCTTCGCCCTCGGTACCGCCGCCCTGCTGCTCGTCGCCACCGGCGCGGGCAGCGCCGCCGTCGCCTCGCACCTGGTGGCGACCGACCCCGCGTCGACGACCAGTGCGGCGACGACCGAGGTCCCGACGCAGCCGGCCGTGCCCACGACGCCGTACGTCCGGCGGCAGTCGTACGTCCCGGAGACGACCGGACAGGCCGCGACCGACGCCACGGCCGAGCAGTCGACCGGAATCGTGGAGATCTCCTCGACGCTCACCAACGGCACCGGCGCCGGCACCGGGCTGGTCCTCGACTCCGACGGCACGGTCGTCACCAACCACCACGTGGTCGAGGGCGCGACCTCGATCGAGGTCACCGTGGTCAGCACCGGGCGGACCTACGAGGCGCGGTACGTCGGTGCCAACCCCACCACCGACGTCGCCGTCCTGCAGCTCGAGGACGCGAGCGGGCTCACCCCGGTCGACCTGTCCGACACCCCGGCGGCCGTCGGCGACGAGATCACGGCGGTCGGCGACGCCGGCGGCGACGGCGGCTCGCTGACCGCCTCCCCCGGCACGGTCTCCGCACTGCACGACGACATCACCGTCGAGAGCACCGACGGCTCCGGCGGCACCGCACTCACCGACCTGATCCGAATGGACGCCTATGTCGTCCCCGGCGACTCCGGCGGCGCGGTCCTGGACGCCGACGGCGACGTGGTCGGGATGAACGTCGCCGCGTCCAGCGGGAGCGGCCAGGTGACCGGCTACGCGATCCCGATCGCCACCGTGGAGCAGGTCGTCGCGCAGATCGAGGCCGGCGACGAGGGCAACGGCGTCGAGCTCGGGTACGACGGCTACCTCGGGGTCGCGCTCGACCCCTCGGCCACCGCTCCCCTCGTCGTCGAGGTGACCGAAGGCAGCGCCGCGGCGCGCGCGGGCATCGCCGCCGGCGACACCGTCACGAAGGTCGACGGCACCGCGGTCGGCACGACCGAGGAGCTGCGTGCCGCGATCGCCGGACACGACGCCGGTGCCCGCGTCACCGTCACCTGGACCACCACCGCGGGCGGCACCGAGTCCGCCACGGTCACCCTGGGTGAGGCGCCGATCTCCTGA
- a CDS encoding response regulator transcription factor, translating to MARVGVCEDDPAIRRVVTDALRLAGHEPLVAHDAGEAMRLFAAPGAPAELAALVLDIGLPDGDGRDLCQALRAAGQDAPVLFLTALDALHDRLAGFGAGADDYLVKPFAVKELLARVEVLARRGTQAGARDHEIRLDPTRHALVDGSGEVALSPTEFRILAALMARPGEVVRRSALVAAAWPDGAMVSENALDSYLRRVRRKLADVDPGAAITTARGVGYRFEQSGS from the coding sequence ATGGCACGGGTGGGCGTGTGCGAGGACGACCCGGCGATCCGCCGGGTGGTGACCGACGCGCTGCGGCTCGCGGGCCACGAGCCGCTCGTCGCCCATGACGCGGGAGAGGCGATGCGGCTCTTCGCCGCCCCCGGCGCCCCCGCCGAGCTCGCCGCGCTGGTGCTCGACATCGGCCTGCCCGACGGCGACGGCCGCGACCTGTGCCAGGCGCTGCGTGCCGCCGGACAGGACGCGCCGGTCCTCTTCCTGACCGCGCTGGACGCGCTGCACGACCGGCTGGCCGGCTTCGGCGCCGGTGCGGACGACTACCTGGTCAAGCCGTTCGCGGTGAAGGAGCTGCTCGCCCGGGTCGAGGTGCTGGCCCGCCGTGGGACGCAGGCGGGCGCGCGCGACCACGAGATCCGCCTCGACCCGACCCGGCACGCGCTCGTCGACGGCTCCGGCGAGGTGGCGCTGAGCCCCACGGAGTTCCGGATCCTGGCGGCGCTGATGGCCCGGCCCGGCGAGGTGGTCCGACGCTCCGCGCTGGTCGCCGCCGCGTGGCCGGACGGCGCGATGGTCAGCGAGAACGCGCTCGACTCCTACCTGCGCCGGGTCCGGCGCAAGCTCGCCGACGTCGACCCGGGCGCCGCGATCACCACGGCCCGGGGCGTGGGCTACCGCTTCGAGCAGTCAGGTTCCTGA
- a CDS encoding 2-hydroxyacid dehydrogenase, which translates to MSRPTILRVPPLSPQLNDAVGEQYDAVDPDDLPARADDVVGIVCTNTGRVGSDLIDALPNLGVIANHGVGYDNIDVPVALARGIAVSNTPEVLDDAVAETAIALLLGVRRELVAADRFVRAGRWTAGAYPLTAQVAGSRVGIIGLGRIGRAVATRLEALGCEVSYHNRRQVPDVAYPYAASAVELAAAVDSLVVVVPGGAATDGLVDRAVLDALGPDGVLVNIARGSVVDQPALVAALQEGRLGGAGLDVYADEPNVPAELVALDTVVLLPHVGSGTHVTRAAMRELTLRNLASWLADRTLHTPIPEMEA; encoded by the coding sequence GTGAGCCGACCCACGATCCTCCGCGTACCCCCGCTCAGCCCACAGCTCAACGACGCCGTCGGGGAGCAGTACGACGCCGTCGACCCCGACGACCTCCCCGCCCGCGCCGACGACGTGGTCGGCATCGTGTGCACCAACACCGGCCGGGTCGGCAGCGACCTCATCGACGCGCTGCCCAACCTGGGCGTGATCGCCAACCACGGCGTCGGCTACGACAACATCGACGTTCCGGTGGCGCTGGCGCGCGGGATCGCGGTCAGCAACACCCCCGAGGTGCTCGACGACGCGGTCGCGGAGACCGCGATCGCGTTGCTGCTCGGCGTCCGCCGCGAGCTGGTCGCCGCCGACCGGTTCGTCCGCGCGGGCCGCTGGACGGCGGGGGCCTACCCGCTCACCGCGCAGGTGGCCGGCAGCCGGGTGGGCATCATCGGGCTGGGCCGGATCGGGCGGGCCGTGGCGACCCGGCTGGAGGCGCTGGGCTGCGAGGTGAGCTATCACAACCGGCGCCAGGTCCCCGACGTCGCCTATCCGTACGCCGCCTCCGCGGTCGAGCTGGCCGCGGCCGTGGACAGCCTGGTCGTCGTCGTACCGGGCGGCGCGGCGACGGACGGGCTGGTCGACCGGGCCGTGCTCGACGCGCTCGGCCCCGACGGGGTGCTGGTCAACATCGCCCGCGGCTCGGTCGTGGACCAGCCCGCGCTCGTCGCCGCCCTCCAGGAGGGCCGACTGGGCGGCGCGGGACTCGACGTCTACGCCGACGAGCCGAACGTGCCCGCCGAGCTGGTCGCCCTCGACACCGTGGTGCTGCTCCCCCACGTGGGCTCCGGCACCCACGTCACCCGGGCCGCGATGCGCGAGCTGACGCTGCGCAATCTCGCGTCCTGGCTGGCCGACCGCACCCTGCACACCCCGATCCCCGAGATGGAGGCCTGA
- a CDS encoding LysR family transcriptional regulator produces the protein MLGSHVPDLRALELLVVVARTGSLGAAAAELGISQQAASSRVRTMEALVGEPLVARSKRGSELTPTGELVVQWADRVLDAAQELDAGIAALRADRRGHLDIAASLTIAEHLLPGWLVGLRAHQVQRGQQPTEVTMTATNTARVVELVEAGEVALGFVEGPEAPRGLRRRLVGTDELLVVVGPQHPWALRARRRVSAETLAATPLVVREAGSGTRTVLERALADLPRATPVLELSSTAAVRAAVAAGAGPAAVGAHAVRDDLATGRLVRITVTGLDLTRRLHAVWQGGPHPPEGPARELVAWAARRP, from the coding sequence ATGCTCGGTTCTCACGTCCCCGACCTGCGGGCGCTCGAGCTGCTCGTCGTGGTCGCGCGGACCGGATCGCTCGGCGCCGCCGCGGCCGAGCTCGGGATCAGCCAGCAGGCCGCGTCCTCGCGGGTGCGGACGATGGAGGCGCTGGTCGGCGAGCCGCTGGTGGCCCGCAGCAAGCGTGGCTCGGAGCTCACCCCGACCGGCGAGCTGGTCGTCCAGTGGGCCGACCGGGTGCTCGACGCCGCCCAGGAGCTCGACGCCGGGATCGCCGCGCTGCGCGCCGACCGCCGGGGTCACCTCGACATCGCCGCCAGCCTCACCATCGCCGAGCACCTGCTCCCCGGCTGGCTGGTCGGCCTGCGCGCCCATCAGGTGCAGCGCGGCCAGCAGCCGACCGAGGTCACGATGACCGCCACCAACACCGCCCGCGTCGTCGAGCTGGTCGAGGCGGGCGAGGTCGCGCTGGGCTTCGTCGAGGGCCCGGAGGCCCCGCGTGGCCTGCGCCGGCGCCTGGTCGGCACCGACGAGCTGCTCGTCGTGGTCGGGCCACAGCATCCGTGGGCGCTGCGCGCGCGGCGCCGGGTGAGCGCCGAGACGCTCGCGGCCACGCCCCTCGTCGTACGAGAGGCGGGCTCGGGCACCCGCACCGTCCTCGAGCGGGCGCTCGCCGACCTGCCGCGCGCGACCCCGGTCCTGGAGCTGTCCAGCACGGCGGCGGTCCGCGCCGCCGTCGCCGCGGGCGCCGGTCCCGCCGCCGTCGGCGCCCACGCCGTGCGCGACGACCTGGCCACCGGCCGGCTGGTGCGGATCACCGTGACCGGGCTCGACCTCACCCGCCGGCTGCACGCCGTGTGGCAGGGCGGGCCGCACCCGCCCGAGGGGCCGGCCCGCGAGCTGGTGGCCTGGGCGGCGCGGCGGCCCTGA
- a CDS encoding SDR family NAD(P)-dependent oxidoreductase, which translates to MDLGLAGSAALVTGGNRGIGRATATALAREGARVVLLGRDTATLAAAAAEIGAAGHVAADTTDDAAVVAAVDEAARLLGGLDVLVNCAAPRATRAAAPGLAGLDDADFLRNVDTKALGYLRVARAAAPYLRRQGGAIVNISGMNARSTGNIAGSVRNIAVVALSKNLADELGPAGISVSCVHPGLTVTERTDGDPEYAAVASTNALGRPITAAEVADVVTFLASPRGRAANGAVITVDGGRPGPVWA; encoded by the coding sequence ATGGACCTCGGACTGGCCGGCAGCGCGGCCCTCGTCACCGGCGGCAACCGCGGCATCGGCCGCGCGACCGCGACCGCCCTGGCGCGCGAGGGCGCGCGGGTGGTCCTGCTCGGGCGCGACACCGCCACCCTCGCCGCGGCGGCCGCCGAGATCGGCGCGGCCGGTCACGTCGCGGCCGACACCACCGACGACGCGGCCGTGGTCGCCGCGGTCGACGAGGCGGCGCGGCTGCTCGGCGGCCTCGACGTACTGGTCAACTGCGCGGCCCCGCGGGCGACCCGCGCCGCGGCCCCCGGCCTGGCCGGGCTCGACGACGCCGACTTCCTGCGCAATGTCGACACCAAGGCGCTCGGCTACCTCCGCGTCGCGCGGGCCGCGGCGCCGTACCTGCGCCGCCAGGGTGGGGCGATCGTCAACATCAGCGGGATGAACGCCCGCTCCACCGGCAACATCGCCGGCTCGGTGCGCAACATCGCGGTCGTCGCGCTCAGCAAGAACCTCGCCGACGAGCTGGGGCCCGCCGGCATCTCCGTGAGCTGCGTGCATCCCGGGCTGACCGTGACCGAGCGCACCGACGGCGACCCGGAGTACGCCGCCGTGGCCTCGACGAACGCGCTCGGTCGTCCGATCACCGCCGCCGAGGTGGCCGACGTGGTCACCTTCCTGGCATCCCCGCGCGGCCGGGCGGCCAATGGTGCGGTGATCACCGTCGACGGCGGGCGCCCCGGGCCGGTCTGGGCCTGA
- a CDS encoding sensor histidine kinase, protein MRRRIVVSTVLLMVAVMVAVGCGVQIVLSLTAERDIGRVLDARADTVIAVARAGETPATALAGRVEPGVRVYDAGGSIVVDTLASSERAGADRLARVTSVRDLAPNERVRLRATPFRTPAGWHGVVVVAEPTEPYERAERYALLATVVVGAVVLLASALLASRITSQALRPVATMADRAAEWSAHDPGKRFGEVTDGPELAHLATTLDGLLDRVARALESEQRLTSELAHELRTPLTGIIGTVELLQLRDPEPPERHADLDRVLALARSMTETIATLLAMARQRAAYGEVTPVAAVLDELREVVGGSVELMADVDPAAAVVVPAPVLVRVLAPVVDNAARFARSVVTLDVRRDAGSVIVEVEDDGPGLDPAARERAFEPGFSGRGGTGLGLPLSRRIAATVGGSVEVVAARGSGARFRVVLPAALDDSHNVSL, encoded by the coding sequence GTGCGGAGACGGATCGTGGTCTCGACGGTGCTGCTGATGGTCGCCGTCATGGTGGCTGTCGGCTGCGGCGTCCAGATCGTGCTCAGCCTCACCGCCGAGCGCGACATCGGCCGGGTCCTCGACGCCCGCGCCGACACGGTGATCGCCGTCGCCCGCGCCGGGGAGACGCCGGCGACGGCGCTGGCCGGGCGGGTGGAGCCCGGCGTGCGGGTCTACGACGCCGGCGGCTCGATCGTGGTCGACACCCTCGCCTCGTCCGAGCGCGCCGGAGCCGACCGGCTGGCGCGGGTGACGTCGGTGCGCGACCTCGCACCGAACGAGCGGGTGCGGCTGCGGGCGACCCCGTTCCGCACGCCCGCCGGGTGGCACGGCGTCGTCGTGGTCGCCGAGCCCACCGAGCCCTACGAGCGCGCGGAGCGGTACGCGCTGTTGGCGACGGTGGTGGTCGGGGCCGTCGTCCTGCTGGCGAGTGCGCTGCTGGCGAGCCGGATCACCTCGCAGGCGCTGCGGCCGGTCGCCACCATGGCCGACCGGGCGGCCGAGTGGAGCGCGCACGACCCCGGGAAGCGGTTCGGTGAGGTCACCGACGGGCCCGAGCTCGCGCACCTCGCGACCACTCTCGACGGCCTGCTCGACCGGGTGGCCCGGGCCCTGGAGTCGGAGCAGCGGCTGACCTCCGAGCTCGCCCACGAGCTGCGGACCCCGCTCACCGGGATCATCGGCACCGTCGAGCTGCTGCAGCTGCGGGACCCGGAGCCCCCGGAGCGGCACGCCGACCTGGACCGGGTGCTCGCCCTGGCGCGGTCGATGACCGAGACCATCGCGACCCTGCTGGCGATGGCCCGCCAGCGCGCGGCGTACGGCGAGGTGACGCCCGTCGCCGCGGTGCTCGACGAGCTGCGGGAGGTCGTCGGCGGGTCGGTCGAGCTGATGGCCGACGTCGACCCCGCGGCGGCGGTCGTCGTACCGGCGCCGGTGCTGGTGCGGGTGCTCGCCCCGGTGGTCGACAACGCCGCGCGCTTCGCCCGCTCGGTGGTCACCCTCGACGTACGCCGGGACGCCGGCTCGGTGATCGTCGAGGTCGAGGACGACGGCCCCGGCCTCGACCCGGCGGCCCGGGAGCGCGCGTTCGAGCCCGGCTTCTCGGGCCGCGGCGGCACCGGTCTGGGCCTCCCGCTGAGCCGGCGGATCGCCGCCACGGTCGGCGGATCGGTCGAAGTGGTGGCGGCGCGGGGGAGCGGCGCCCGGTTCCGGGTGGTGCTCCCGGCAGCCCTCGACGACTCTCACAACGTATCGTTGTGA
- a CDS encoding FAD-dependent oxidoreductase, with amino-acid sequence MTLRVAIVGGGPAGIYAADILTKADADVSVDILERLPAPFGLVRYGVAPDHPRIKEIIKALQRVIAKPEVRFLGNVEYGVDVKLEDLREFYDAVVVSTGAMADRDLGIPGEEHSFGAADFVSWYDAHPDVPQTWPLDATSVAVLGVGNVALDVARVLAKTGDEMLVTDIPAHVHAGLKAKTVTDVHVFARRGPAYAKFSPLELRELNHSPNVEVIVHPEGFDVDEHGMAHIAEHKSQKMVLNTLTSWVGADPVGKPHRIHLHFAEAPVEIVADADGRVTTLRTERTHSPGADGRVEGTGEVTDWEVQQVYRAIGYRSSALPGLPFDEQAAVIPNDGGRVLDLDGAPIPGTYVTGWIKRGPVGLIGHTKSDAAETVGHLLAETRPTATARRTEDVDAYFAEREVEVVTHTSWERLDAHEVALGEAEGRARVKVATRAEMLAAGRG; translated from the coding sequence ATGACTCTTCGTGTTGCGATCGTGGGCGGCGGCCCCGCCGGCATCTACGCCGCCGACATCCTCACCAAGGCAGACGCCGACGTGTCCGTCGACATCCTCGAGCGGCTCCCCGCGCCCTTCGGCCTGGTCCGGTACGGCGTCGCGCCGGACCACCCGCGGATCAAGGAGATCATCAAGGCGCTGCAGCGGGTGATCGCGAAGCCGGAGGTCCGCTTCCTCGGCAACGTGGAGTACGGCGTCGACGTCAAGCTCGAGGACCTGCGCGAGTTCTACGACGCGGTCGTCGTCTCGACCGGCGCGATGGCCGACCGCGACCTCGGCATCCCCGGCGAGGAGCACTCGTTCGGCGCCGCCGACTTCGTCTCGTGGTACGACGCCCACCCCGACGTGCCGCAGACCTGGCCGCTCGACGCCACCAGCGTCGCGGTCCTCGGCGTCGGCAACGTGGCGCTCGACGTGGCGCGGGTGCTGGCCAAGACCGGCGACGAGATGCTCGTCACCGACATCCCCGCCCACGTCCACGCGGGCCTGAAGGCCAAGACCGTCACCGACGTGCACGTCTTCGCGCGCCGCGGGCCGGCGTACGCCAAGTTCTCGCCGCTCGAGCTGCGCGAGCTCAACCACTCGCCCAACGTCGAGGTGATCGTGCACCCCGAGGGATTCGACGTGGACGAGCACGGCATGGCCCACATCGCCGAGCACAAGTCGCAGAAGATGGTGCTCAACACGCTGACCAGCTGGGTCGGCGCGGACCCGGTCGGCAAGCCGCACCGGATCCACCTGCACTTCGCCGAGGCGCCGGTCGAGATCGTCGCGGACGCCGACGGCCGGGTCACCACCCTGCGCACCGAGCGCACCCACTCGCCCGGTGCCGACGGCCGGGTCGAGGGCACCGGCGAGGTGACCGACTGGGAGGTCCAGCAGGTCTACCGCGCCATCGGCTACCGCAGCAGCGCCCTGCCCGGCCTGCCCTTCGACGAGCAGGCCGCCGTGATCCCCAACGACGGCGGCCGGGTGCTCGACCTCGACGGCGCCCCGATCCCAGGCACCTACGTCACCGGCTGGATCAAGCGCGGTCCGGTCGGGCTGATCGGCCACACCAAGAGCGATGCCGCCGAGACCGTCGGGCACCTGCTGGCCGAGACCCGGCCGACCGCGACCGCCCGGCGTACCGAGGACGTGGACGCGTACTTCGCCGAGCGCGAGGTCGAGGTCGTCACGCACACCTCGTGGGAGCGGCTGGACGCCCACGAGGTCGCGCTGGGCGAGGCGGAGGGCCGGGCCCGGGTGAAGGTCGCCACCCGCGCGGAGATGCTGGCCGCCGGGCGCGGCTGA
- a CDS encoding alpha/beta fold hydrolase codes for MASAVTQEVRFCRADDGVRIAWARHGSGPPLLIVSCWLSHLQHDWHSPVWRHFLDDLGELATVVRYDERGFGLSEWEVRDFSLERRLADLETLVEAAGLERFAVLGMSGGAPVAIAYAHAHPERVSRLVLYGAMAGGGLEQEDEAAEQAFLAMIRAGWARPDPLFRRVFTHAFIPDATEQQMTWMDELQRTSTNTENAVCSRVARHAVDVRELLPALAAPTLVLHAEGDRVAPGWGPRLATAIPDARLVLLDSRNHVLLADEPAWQVFRAELAGFLAADRAVVPVGQLSARERELLLLAAEGLDNAAIAERLTLSVRTVERHFQNVYLKLGLSGRTARAAAVCRVLGIDPRP; via the coding sequence GTGGCGAGTGCCGTGACCCAGGAGGTCCGCTTCTGCCGCGCCGACGACGGCGTGCGGATCGCCTGGGCGCGCCACGGCTCCGGCCCGCCGCTGCTCATCGTCTCGTGCTGGCTCAGCCACCTCCAGCACGACTGGCACAGCCCGGTCTGGCGGCACTTCCTCGACGACCTCGGCGAGCTCGCCACCGTGGTGCGCTACGACGAGCGCGGGTTCGGGCTCTCGGAGTGGGAGGTCCGCGACTTCTCCCTGGAGCGCCGGCTGGCCGACCTCGAGACGCTGGTCGAGGCGGCAGGCCTCGAGAGGTTCGCGGTGCTGGGGATGTCCGGCGGCGCCCCCGTCGCGATCGCCTACGCGCACGCCCACCCGGAGCGGGTCAGCCGGTTGGTCCTGTACGGCGCCATGGCCGGCGGGGGCCTCGAGCAGGAGGACGAGGCCGCGGAGCAGGCATTCCTGGCCATGATCCGGGCCGGCTGGGCCCGGCCGGACCCGCTGTTCCGCCGGGTCTTCACCCACGCCTTCATCCCCGACGCCACCGAACAGCAGATGACCTGGATGGACGAGCTGCAGCGCACGTCGACCAACACCGAGAACGCCGTCTGCAGCCGGGTCGCCCGGCACGCCGTCGACGTGCGGGAGCTGCTGCCCGCGCTCGCCGCCCCCACGCTGGTCCTGCACGCGGAGGGCGACCGGGTGGCGCCCGGGTGGGGACCGCGGTTGGCCACCGCCATCCCCGACGCCCGGCTGGTGCTGCTCGACTCGCGCAACCACGTGCTGCTCGCCGACGAGCCGGCGTGGCAGGTGTTCCGCGCCGAGCTGGCGGGCTTCCTCGCCGCCGACCGGGCCGTCGTACCGGTCGGCCAGCTGTCCGCGCGGGAGCGCGAGCTGCTCCTGCTCGCCGCCGAGGGGCTCGACAACGCCGCCATCGCCGAGCGGCTGACGCTCAGCGTGCGCACCGTCGAGCGGCACTTCCAGAACGTCTATCTCAAACTCGGCCTCTCGGGACGGACCGCCCGCGCCGCCGCGGTGTGCCGGGTGCTCGGGATCGACCCGCGTCCCTGA
- a CDS encoding COG4705 family protein: MSTTTSTTPSRSTRALLLNKVPEVTAWFWIIKILCTTVGESFADWINVNLGVGLVRTAVIFTAVFAVTLAVQMRARRYVPALYWLTVVVVSVTGTLYTDILTDQLGVPLWVSTTVFSLALAAVFGIWWARERTLSIHSIVTTPREAFYWLAVLVTFALGTATGDWTLELTGWGPGRSVLLPLGLIAAVTALWRFGANPVLAFWVAYILTRPLGANIGDWLASPKSEQGLGLGTFGTSAVFLGTILATVVLLTVTRSDVTERRAHAADEPSYDAGPARERVALAGFGALAALTVGLLAYTNSQPHVSALDAEEGKAPSCAAGAISAGEAHTRAGAAFPATKTASYRTIVEDTRQLVASGDQSGAAKRITDLETAWDQDQADLQPADCATWNVLDHQIDDVLTSVRASRPQAGAEKSALDTLLTTLP, translated from the coding sequence ATGTCCACGACAACCTCGACGACACCGTCCCGCTCGACGCGGGCCCTGCTGCTGAACAAGGTCCCGGAGGTCACCGCCTGGTTCTGGATCATCAAGATCCTGTGCACCACGGTCGGAGAGAGCTTCGCCGACTGGATCAACGTCAACCTCGGGGTGGGCCTGGTGCGCACCGCCGTGATCTTCACCGCCGTCTTCGCGGTCACCCTGGCCGTGCAGATGCGAGCCCGCCGCTACGTGCCCGCGCTCTACTGGCTGACCGTCGTGGTCGTCAGCGTGACCGGAACGCTGTACACCGACATCCTGACCGACCAGCTCGGCGTGCCGCTCTGGGTCAGCACCACCGTCTTCTCGCTCGCCCTCGCGGCGGTCTTCGGCATCTGGTGGGCCCGGGAGCGCACACTGTCGATCCACAGCATCGTCACCACGCCGCGCGAGGCTTTCTACTGGCTCGCGGTCCTGGTCACCTTCGCCCTCGGCACCGCCACCGGCGACTGGACCCTCGAGCTCACGGGCTGGGGTCCCGGTCGCTCCGTGCTGCTGCCACTGGGCCTGATCGCCGCGGTCACGGCGCTGTGGCGCTTCGGGGCGAACCCGGTGCTGGCCTTCTGGGTCGCCTACATCCTGACCCGCCCCCTGGGCGCCAACATCGGCGACTGGCTCGCCTCGCCCAAGTCGGAGCAGGGCCTGGGGCTCGGCACCTTCGGCACCAGCGCGGTGTTCCTCGGCACCATCCTGGCCACGGTCGTGCTGCTCACGGTGACCCGCAGCGACGTGACCGAGCGCCGGGCGCACGCCGCCGACGAGCCGTCGTACGACGCGGGACCGGCCCGCGAGCGGGTGGCCCTCGCCGGGTTCGGCGCCCTCGCCGCCCTGACCGTCGGCCTGCTCGCCTACACCAACAGCCAGCCGCACGTCAGCGCGCTGGACGCCGAGGAGGGCAAGGCGCCGTCGTGCGCCGCCGGCGCGATCAGCGCCGGGGAGGCCCACACCCGCGCCGGTGCGGCGTTCCCGGCGACGAAGACGGCGAGCTACCGCACCATCGTCGAGGACACCCGCCAGCTGGTGGCGAGCGGCGACCAGAGCGGCGCCGCGAAGCGGATCACCGACCTGGAGACGGCGTGGGACCAGGACCAGGCGGACCTGCAGCCGGCCGACTGCGCGACCTGGAACGTGCTCGACCACCAGATCGACGACGTGCTCACCTCGGTCCGGGCGAGCCGGCCCCAGGCCGGAGCCGAGAAGTCGGCGCTGGACACCCTCCTCACGACCCTGCCGTGA